The Paenibacillus tianjinensis genome has a window encoding:
- a CDS encoding methyltransferase domain-containing protein → MRIDIGCGSSKESGYLGIDRVAYPGVDIICDINEEIPLPDNTAEFVMASRVLPYVNDLIAVMAEIYRISTHKAVVCILAPYAHSYPHSSNPFFKQKFDEYTPRYLTGSFFQPSCSPLSPVVPDYPVPPPPFDFRLLRMELFYQYPFDQSLYETEELDVLKTLQANVVHEIMYHFTVIKKDISQAELEAMSRIQYPEPHQLLERRRLARFRQDYY, encoded by the coding sequence TTGAGAATCGATATCGGCTGCGGTTCCAGCAAAGAATCAGGTTACCTGGGAATCGACCGGGTTGCTTACCCCGGAGTGGATATTATCTGTGATATTAATGAAGAAATACCGCTGCCGGACAACACCGCCGAATTCGTCATGGCCAGCCGTGTGCTGCCGTATGTGAATGATTTAATAGCGGTAATGGCGGAGATTTACCGGATCAGCACTCATAAAGCTGTAGTCTGTATCCTCGCTCCTTATGCGCACAGCTATCCCCATAGCTCCAATCCTTTTTTTAAGCAGAAGTTTGATGAATATACGCCCCGCTATCTCACCGGAAGCTTCTTTCAGCCCTCGTGCAGCCCGCTCTCTCCGGTGGTTCCCGACTATCCGGTGCCGCCTCCGCCGTTTGATTTCAGACTGCTCCGGATGGAGCTATTCTATCAGTATCCGTTTGACCAGTCACTATACGAAACAGAAGAGCTGGACGTGCTTAAGACCCTTCAAGCGAATGTAGTGCATGAAATTATGTATCATTTCACTGTAATTAAGAAAGATATTTCCCAGGCAGAGCTGGAAGCGATGAGCAGAATTCAATATCCTGAGCCGCACCAGCTGCTGGAACGCAGACGACTCGCCAGGTTCAGGCAAGATTATTACTAG